A window of Maioricimonas rarisocia genomic DNA:
CCGTTCTTCGACAAGTCCTGGCGTCCGACCGAGGTCGAGCTGGTCGAGTAGTCGCCCGGGTCTCGCGAGCATGAGGGTGGCCGGCATTCTCCTCGAGCCTTGCTGACGGGCGTGGTCTGGATACCCTGCGGCACGAGCAAAGCCCACCGGCCGCGTCCGGTGGGCCGTGTTGCGCAGGGGCGAGCGTCCGCGCGCCTCGAAGAGGAGCACTGTGGGAGTAGGACGGCACCGCCAGACAAGCCACCAGCAGCTCCCCGCGCTTCGAGAGATGAGGCGCAAGCAAGAGCCGGCAACTTCAACGGCGAGCCCGGTGCGCGAGCACCGGGATGACGCTCCCGGGGGGACGTGGGGAGGGTGGCACGGAGATACGGTGGAGCCAGGACGTGATGGGGGACCGTGGCTCGAGCGGGTAATGCGAGCGAAGCCACGGAACGAATTCGCGCATCCCGGGCCCGCCGGCGACTACGGCAGAAGTACGAAGATTCGCCGAATCCATCCCCACTCCGGCGCCGTGAGTGGTACGCTGCACGATGGTCTCCCGCAGCGAAGCGTCCGGCCACCCCGTCACGGCTTCAAGTATCGCGAATCGTCGCCGCGAACGAGTCGACGGCTGCCGCACTGGTGATTCCCTCGTCCGCCAACTCAGTGGGAGGATCGACCCGTGAATGCGCTGCCCCATCTTCTCCGTACTCGGGACCTGGTCGCCTGGCTCCGTGTGATGTTCCCGCTGATCGTGCTGCTGTCCGCGAGCGACCGCTGCCAGGCCGTTCTGATTACCTCCAGCTTGGAGCGGTTCACCGAAGCGATCATCGAGATCGATGGTGTCGAGATCGTCAACAATTCGCAGACTATTGCCAACGGGCCGTCGGCATCGAATGCGACGTTGGGCACGTTTTCCGATCCGAGCGAAGCGCGGGCGTCGGGACGGGCCGAGCAACTCACGATGACGGCGAATGCCGAGTACGACAATCGCTCATTCGACTTCGCCGAGATCAACAATTTCACCAGCGTCCGGTCCAGCGCACAGTTGGTACTTGAAGGTACATCGCTGACCGGCGGCGATGTGACGGTCGACTTCTTCCTGCCCCCGGGTTTCCTCGAACTGAAGACGCAGGGGGAGTCGAGTCCGGGGCAGTTCCCCGCGACCGCCTCGTTGAGTGCCGTGCTGGAATTCAGCTGGCCGACGGTATTCGACACGACCGGTGCTCTGCTCGACTTTGACGCGACGCTCACCGGCGACTTCTATGCTCAAGCGATTACTACTCTCGCGTCGAGCGAGACTTTGGGGCCGTTTCCCTTCGGTGGCCCCCCCAGCGGGCTGGATCTCTCGCCGCTGACGCATTCGAATCTGACAATCGTCGACTCGCAGTCACCCGACTTCGTCCCGCTACGGACGATCACATGGGAGTACCCGGCTTTCAGCGGTTCAATCAACCTCGGGCCGATCCCGACGGGGCAGCCGTTCATACTGGAGTATCGGCTGGATGCAGAGGTTTCCGGGTTCGGGCCAGTCAGCGGTGCCGCGGCGGCAATCAACGATCCGCTGAGCCTCACCCAGTTCGGTGTACCGACAGTCGACCAGGCGGGGACGACAACGACCGTCATCCCGGAGCCATCGAGTCTCGCCCTCGTTTCGATTGGTCTGGTGATCCTTGCCGGCCGACGTCGCCTGCGGAGACGGCCCCGGGCCGGAGACGCGAAGCTTGAGGCCTGAGACGCGAGGCTCGAGGAAGAGCCGGCAACATCAAAGGCGAGCCCGGTGCGTGGGCTCCGGGGTGAATCGGAATGCGTGGACGTGAAGAGGGAACCACGGAGTTGTCATGACGGTGCGTCGCCCCGGAGGAGGAAAACGGGAGTCTTGCCGGGGAGGCGGCTCAGGCGTGAGATGGGTGGCCGGGGTCGGAACGAGCGGAGCGAGTGGAGCCCCCGGAACCGTTGTCCCCCAGGACGACGTCTATTGTCGTAGGAGGCACGGAGTCACGGAGGAGGCAGGATGCGATGGGTGGCCGTGGCTGGAGCGGGCAATGCGCGCGAAGTTGCCGTAGGGCAGGCGATTGCCCAATGGCACTAAGTTTGTTGGCGTGCGCTCTTCTTTCGTCGGCGCTTCTTGCTTGCACTGCTTGTCTTTCTGGCGAATGTTCGGCCGGGACGCCACTGGACTTCGTGAGATGCAATAGCTGCCAGCAGCTTGGGAAGCACGCGACGGTTCACCTCCGTTGAGGTGGATGTCAGCAACAGCGGCCAAGCCGTCACCAGTTCTTCCAGGGCGTGCTTGAAGCTCACCCCCAACGGGTCTCCGTCGCCGGTGGACCGCTGCGCGGCTTCGACCATTAACCAGCGAACCAGCAGGTACAGCACCACGTGGCCGGCCACCTCGTACTGCACTGATTCCGGCGAATGACTCCGCAGGGTCCGTTCCAGCCCCTGGTAGACTTTCAGTTCCTGAAACGTCGTTTCGATCTCCCAGCGACGATGATACAACCCGATGCCTTTGCGCACCGCGGGATCCAGTGGATGTCCCGGTTCGGCTTCTGTCGCCATCCGGATCCAGTCTTCGCGACTGATGCGCTTCGGTCCCAGCACATTGGTCACCACCGCACTGGGGGGAAAGCCTTTGATCTGGTAGTTGATGACGCGCAGCGTGATCGACTCGGGAAGATTTGCATTGCGCCAACGTGGTCCGGAGGGAGTTTTCCAGCGCACAATGCGATCCCTGGGGCCCAGCCGCCGCAGCGTCTTCATGCGAACACCCGGATACTGTCGAATCGCAAAGTAGCCCCGCGCTGCCTGAATCTGATGGAACAACCCGTAGCTCCAGAACCCCTGATCCATCAGCACCAGATCGTTACGCCGTACCTGCTTCAGCAATCGGGCGGCCACGGTGCGTTCGCCTTCGTCGACCGGTCCCAGTTCGTACCGCCAGGGCAGACGGACCAGAGGCAACTGCAACATGACCATACGGGCCTGCGCGACACGATACCGGCCGTTGCTGCTGGTGCCGAAGTGCTCGGCCAGACGATTGTGTTGCGGCAGCCGAATGGTGGTCCCGTCCAGCGCCAGCAAACGAAACCGCTTCCAGCGGATCAGGTCTTGGTGCTGTTCCTCGAACCGGGCCGTGAGCAGTTCGATGAGGACGAACCAGACAGCGACCGGCATGCGTCGGCGGGCCTGGGTGAAGGCTTCTTCAGTCACCGTCGCAGGATCTTTTCCCCGCGGACTGTGTTTCGATGCCTTCGGTTTGCGTCGTGCCGCGTTGCGGCGGGATCGTGCAACCGCTTCGGGCAAGCCATTGGCCGACAGGTCCAACATCTGGGCGGTCAGCGTGAGAATCCGGGCAAAGCTCTTTGTCGAATGCAGTGCCGAGAGCACTCCCAGCCAGACCAGGTTGGGAATTGCCAATGCCGAGCGAACGATCCTGACATCCGCCCGCTCGGCGGCCTGAACGACGAGCGACTCAGGCAGTAGCCGGGCAAACGCTTTGAGGTCCTGTTGACGAATCTGTTCCCAGACATCATACCTTGGCTCATCCGTGAGCATCTTTGAGGCCTCCTGACACGAATACCGTTTTGCACAAACGACTTGTGTCAGGAGGCACTCTTCCATGTCAATACAAACTTAGTGCCATTGGGCGATTGCCGGCCGTCGAGTCCGGTGCCTCAGTCTCTCAGTTTTTCTGCGACCCAGATCTCGGTGCCGTCGAGCAGGTGCCGTAGTGTGCCGTCCCGGTCAAGCCGGTACTGGTTGGATCCGTTGTTCTCCTCGACGTAGTCGAACTCAGGGCTTTCCGACTCACAGAGTGTCTTCTTCTCGATGCTTCCGTCGTCGAACTCCTGCTCGAAACGAAGCTGCCCGTCGAGACGAAACATGGTGATGATTCGGGAGTCCCAGGAATCGACTTTCCACCGTCCGAGCACGCGGCCCCGCTCGACGTCGCTCTCGTCGGCTGTTGCGGGATCGATGACATTTCCCCCGCAGGTGGGACACTGCAGCTCGGGGCCGGCACACTCACGACAGAGGACGATCTGGCACTTCCGGCAGACCTGTTTCATCAGCAGCAGGCGGGGGTCAATGGCCGGACCCGCTTCGAGCGACTGCAGATCGAACGACTGGTAAGCGTTTCTGATGAGCTTCGCCTGGTCTGACGCCGAGAGCGTCGAAACGGTTCGAAGGCAGCGAACGCAGGTGTCGGCGGTGGGGCGCTCATTCTGCTCGACTGGTGTCGAAATGAACTCGGCCAGCATCGCGTCGACCGGGTCCTCCCCGGCAGCAGGCGGTTCGACGACAAACTGGTGCCCGCACGATTTGCACCGCGCTTTCCTGCCCACATACTCAGGACGAGCCCTCAGGACAGCCTGACACGCGGGACAGGAGATCCTCAGCTTCTGCTGGTCGGCCATGCGGTACCTCCGGGACGTCGCGGCGAGAGAACGCATCGATTGTGGTTGAAGCGACGTGAGTGCTCAAGGTGAATTGACCGTTTGAGACCCGGCAGCGGAGATGCAGCGTGGTGTGCCAGCCATGACGCTTGCGGGAGGGCCGGCATCGTCAACGGCGAGCCCGGAGCGTGAGCTCCGGGATGATTCCGAATGCGTGGACGTGGGGAGGGAACCACGGAGGCACGGAGACACGGAGGGGGCAGGATGCGACACGTGGCCGTGGGTGGAGCGAGCCCAGGGAGTGGGACCAGCCGAGTGTTGCGGTAGGGCCGGCTGTTGCCGGTCGCGAAGACTGGCGGAGCGGCGGGATGCCTGAAGAGATACGGCACTGCTGGGGAAGCCGGCGGTGGCACCTGGCGGGAGGGCCGGCAACGTCAACGGCGAGCCCGGTGCGTGAGCTCCGGGGTGATCTGCCCTGGGGGACGTGGAGAGGGAACCACGGAGGCACGGAGTGGTCACAATCGAAGTCGGGTGGCCGTGAGTGGAGCGAGCCCAGGGAGTGGGACCAGCCGACTGATGCGGTAGGGCCGGCTATTGCCGGCCGTGATGGCTGGCGGAGCGGTGGGATGCCTGAAGAGATACGGCACTGCTGGACAAGCCAGCAGTGGCACGTGGCGCTGCTGGGGAGGGGGAGATGGTGTCATTTGCGAACGCACTCGCACCTGTGTACGGTGCAGTCGATGTGATCGCGGTACGCCAATGCCGTGACAGTTGTGACACGACTTCCTTGATGAGATGGGCTATGTGTTTTGCACTTCGAATTGCGAAGTATTCCGCGTTGGTGTTGCTGATTGCCCCCGCAAAGCTGCAGGCCGGGTTGATGCCGACCTATCAGGATTTTGACAGTCCCGGCACGACGTACGTCGAAGGGAGGCCGGGTTATACCAGCGGAGGAATTCTTGCAGGCGGGCCAACAGGGAACTTCATGCGTCTCAGGGCAGCGGATGTTCCAGACGATTTCTCTCCGAATTCGATTGCTTTTGACCGGACTGCAGAAGGTGATTATGTGCAGGTGGTCGCAAGCTTCGATTTCTCGCTCACACCGGTTACCGGAAGTGCTGACGGGTTCTTCTTCACCTTGCTGCCAACCAGTGAATACGGCATCACGGGTGCGGCACCGGTCGTGAACTGGGCGGGGGGAGGTGCCGCAGAACCGCGGGACTTGGAGCACACCTTTGCCCTTGGATTCGACATTTTCGACAACAACAACGTGAATCCGAATCCACCGGAGCCAAACAACAATCACATCTCACTGCACTACGACAAGAATTTCCTCGGAGTCTTTGATCCGGGGTTTAATCTCGATTCGGGGGGGTGGCACTCTGCCGAGGTGATTCTTAACCGGGTGGCCGGTGGCACAAGTCTCACCCTGACGCTGACTCCCGCTGGGGGGAGCCCGGTGACGCCGATCTCCGATTTTCTCATCGGCGGTTACGAACTGACCGAGAGCCGCCTCGCAATGGGAGCTTCCACAGGTGGCGAATCGGCACTGCACGATTTCGACAACATCAGTGCGCAGTTCACCGCCGTTCCCGAGCCTGGCAGTTTCGCGTTGCTCGCAACAGCACTCGTCGGGCTGGCAGGCTACGACACCCGGCGGAAACGAATGGTTCGCACTGAAGAGGAGTCGGAGTCGCGCTGAGGCCGATTGCTCATTCAACATGAGTACTTCTGTCTGCACGCCGGCGAGCCCGGTGCGTGAGCACCGGGATGATGCGGGCGGGAGGACGTGAAGAGGGAGACACGGAGACACGGAGGCACGGAGACACGGAGGGGGCAGGATGCGACACGTGGCCGTGGCTGGAGTGGATGCAGCCAGCGGAAGCGTTTTACATCAGAGACAGAATACAGTCTCGCGTAAGAGGCGCTAAGAGAACGTTTCTCGGAATGGAATTGGGGTCGACTTTAACTGTTGGCAGCCGCCTCCGTCTCGCCTGGGCCGTCCGAGCGGGTTCCGATGGAGCGTGGAACCTTATGGGTCGACCGCGAGCAGGCATCCAGGATCTGACGTTGCCGTGCCGGCAACCGATCGGTTTCGCGACGAGTACGCTTAAGGTATTCGAGAACCTGCTTGCTGGCAGTGAGACGAATCATCTTGCGTTTATGCGTCATTGGTTCCGTCCTGGGTGCGCATACGTTCGAACATCGACGCAGCGAGTTTTTCCAGATCTCGAAATGTGGCTGGAAGCATCTGGAGCCTCAAAGCTGCAGTCCGGACGTTCCAGTTCAATATGTGCCCAGACTCCTTATCCTTTCTGAGGATATCGTATCCAGACGACAGATTCATTGAGAACAGGTCGAAAAAACGTCTCGGGCCGATACCTGAAAACGCCTCGAACACAACCTTGCCGGCGGCCGGTTCGGCTCCTTCGAAAATGACGGCGTCTTCATGGAAAGTCTGGGCCTTACTCTTCTCGTACGGTTCGATGTACACCACTCGCCGGACTCCAGCCGCGATAATGTGCTTTGCACAATTGTGGCAGGGAAACGTAGTCGAATAAAGTGTCGCCTCGCTCGTAGAGATTCCAGCGCGAGCGCAAGACGTGAGCGCATCCATTTCGGCATGAACGACTCGCCCATACTCCGTGAGATCGCCAATCGGACAGCCTTTCGAGGTGAGTACCTCGTGGAGTCGATCTGCATCGAGATCGTAGTCTCTGGCAATGCGCTCGATCTCTTCGATGATGCGAAGTTGCTCCTTCCTGTTCGAATCGACACCGCGCTTGTAGTCGCGTCCGTCTTCCGCGTCAGAAAGACAACTATCGTCGTCGCGTCTTGGCCAGTAGAGCCCACCGCCCGCTTTGGGGCAGTCATTCGCCCCCGTCGCGAGGATCTGTTCATCGCGGGCAACGACGGCACCTACCTGTCGGGAGAGGTCTGCCGACCGCAGGGCTGCAGAGAACGCGAGAAACATCGCGAATTCGTCGAATGTGGGAGTGTGGTACGGAAACCCGAATAGCAGTTCGACGATTCGACGCAACTCACCCCGAAGCGGGTCTTCATTGCCATCGAATCGAACGAAGAAGTCCGACAGATAGAAGGTCTTCCGGAGACGTTGCCCATGGGGTACGCGGTCCTCTGCAGCGTCACGCCTGACGAGGTCCGTAGCATTGTCCCAAGACATCCCCAAGTTGGTAAGGTTCCGGATTCGCCGTCGTTCTTTGGTGTGCACGCCCAGCATCACAAAGCCACCAGGGTAGATCTTTCGCAGCCGTTCGACTTCCTCGGGGCGTTTGAGCGAGTTGACAATTACCGCTGTCCGCTCCGGGATAGGAGATTCAATCTCGCGTTCAGCGGCAATGATTGACGCTGCTCCCAGTGCCAAGATCGAATTATCGCCTGACATTTGTCGAGCCGCGTTCCCTGCGGTCATCAACTCAGCAATGCGGGCGTACTCGTCCTGCTCCGGGTACTCAATTGTGCCAAACAGAGGAATGACTTCGCGCGATATCTTGATCGTCCGAACGTTGTACCCCGTCAATGAGAGTTGCTGGGCCAGCAGGTCGGAGACACGGTTCAAGTCTGTCCCGACTGCGCCAACGAGCCCAATGACGAGTTCGGAGTCGAGTGCATGCAATTCCTCCACCAGGTCGAGTGCGTCGTCCTCTGTCCTAGGCAGTTGTACGCGCGAAGTTTTCCGCCTGTGCTGACGGCTTCGGTCCCGCGAAGGTGTTTTTCGCTTAGCAGGCTTGCGTACAACCTTCCGAAAACTCTGCTTGCTTCTTTTCTTCGCCATGGGTCCAGCGATCTCGCTGCCGCACAATCGCACCCAAGCTCGGTGGTATGAGGTGGGTAAGATGTGGATTCGATCAAGGCACGGTGCATACGTAGTGGGCGGATCGCTTACTCAGTCTCCGCGTCAGTCTGCAGCAGAGCGAGTGCTTAATCGGCAGCATGTACCTCAGGCGTCGCTTCCGCCGCAGGAGCCTCCACTGATTGGGGGGCAGGGCTCGCTACGAGATCTCCCGCCCCATTTTTCTCCGCCGCCTTCTTCTTCGCCTTCTCCGCCTGGCGGGCGACGCGGTTCGCGGTTCGTTTGACCTTCGTCGCCGCGTCCTTCGCCTTCTCGCTCTCGACGACTTCGCGTTTCAGAATCTCCTCCGTCAGGACGGTGGCAATCTCGTCCTTATCCACGCGGATGTCCGGAAACAGACGGCGGAACTCGCGTCGCACAACGGAAACGACCGGGTCCAGCAACAACACCTGCGAGATCGTGTATCGGTTGAAGAGCTGTGACTGCGAGTGGTACGCCGCCATCGCGTCGTCGACAATTGCCTCACGCGAAAGCAGAAAGGTCTTGCGCTGATCATCCTCCTTACGGAGGTCGATCTCGTCGAAGGAGAACGCCGCGACTTCTTCATGCTCGATCGGCTGGGCAAACTTGATCCGGTACAGATGCCAGCAGGTGCCGTTGGTGAGGACGATCCACTCGATTCCCTCCTGGGCACCGTAGTTGACAACCTGTCGGAGATGCGTCTCGTTCAGATCGACGCCGGCTGCCTTCACCTCGATGAGATACTTGATCTTGTTGTCAATCTTGACGGCAAGATCGCAAAAGGTGCCGCGGATCTGCTGCTCCCCGGTCAGCTCAAGGTATTTGTCGTAGCCGAAGACGTCGGCCAGGATGTCCTTGACCACCGTGACCGTGTCGGCTTCGGAGACGTCCCGCTCCTGTAGGGTCTGCATCACTTTCTGGTACTTCTTGATGCCTTCACGAATCCGGTCGAGCGTACGTTTCGGAATCTTGAGCATGACAGCAGAGCTCCGTGGTCAGTGCCGTGACACGATCCTCGTGGCGGCAAGGGAGTCACTTGATGCGCAGGTGACGCGTGAGAGAGGGACGCAGACGGGAGGCTGGATCGAGTAGAAGCAGGCACTGGGGCGGGCGCAAAAAATGCGCCTGCGACATCAGAATGCCGCCCGCCCATCATCCCAAGCCGCAAAGCAACGGCTGGTCGAGTTTGCCCGCTCATAGCCCGTGGTCCCGCACGATTCAGTTCGCTGCAGCTTCATTACGCTGCAGTCCGATTGAACCCGAACAGGCGTGCATTGTCAAACGGGGGAGGAGTCAGGAGAGAGGAGCCAGGAATCGGGAGAAAGGGGCCGCGCTCCGAGGGGGGGAAACGCACAACCGGGGCCGTGGGCGTCTTCGCTCGCGCGTTCCCACCGCGTGGATCACCGGAAGCTGCCGGCCATCCGCGGACGGATGTCAAACGAGTGGGAGGCGAGGAGTCAGGAGGTAGGCTGAGTGCCACGCACGTCCCGCCCCCCGGCCACCCCGTGAATGAGTGGGCAGGGGCACGAGACAGGAGTCGGCAGGCGAGGAATCAGGAGCCGGGGGCTGGCGGGACGCCTTCATCTACGAATAATCCCCCGAGACGATCCAGCAGGGGTTCCCCTCCGGGTCGGTCACCGCACCGAACCAGTAGCCGGTCTTCTCCTCCTGCATCGGCGGCGTCGTGACCTTTCCGCCCCCCGCTTCCACCTCTTCGAGTGCCGACTTCACGTCGTCCACCTGGATCTGCAGCACCAGCGTGTTGCGGCTGCGATCCTGCGGCTCGACGCCCACTTCCGACGCGAGCGCGATGCCGAGCTTCTCGCCGGTCGGCGTCTTGAGCACGCAGTAGTGGTTTTCGTCCTCGAAGCGGTCGGCCACTTCGAAGCCGAGCACCTGCTGGTACCAGCCGATCAGCCGTTCGTAGTCATTGGCGAGGAGAACCGGTTCGCGCAGTCGAGGCTTCATCGTCCCGTCCCGTCATCGGCCCGTCCGCGGCGATCGTTCCTTCGTGAGGAGCATGGTCCTCCCGTGACGGTTCCATTGTGCCGCGGACTGGCGGCGATCGCTACCGCCGACTCGAGAAGTCGCAAGGCAGGAAGCTGTATTCAGGAAGCAGAAAGCAGGGAACGTTCCTCACCGTTCTCGGCTAGTTCCTCTTTCCCAGTTCCTGACTCCTGTCTGCTACCCACTGCCCACTATCTGCTACCCACTCTCCAAAAAGAATCGGGGCCGGGTGATCCATGATCACGCCGACCCC
This region includes:
- a CDS encoding PEP-CTERM sorting domain-containing protein; this translates as MNALPHLLRTRDLVAWLRVMFPLIVLLSASDRCQAVLITSSLERFTEAIIEIDGVEIVNNSQTIANGPSASNATLGTFSDPSEARASGRAEQLTMTANAEYDNRSFDFAEINNFTSVRSSAQLVLEGTSLTGGDVTVDFFLPPGFLELKTQGESSPGQFPATASLSAVLEFSWPTVFDTTGALLDFDATLTGDFYAQAITTLASSETLGPFPFGGPPSGLDLSPLTHSNLTIVDSQSPDFVPLRTITWEYPAFSGSINLGPIPTGQPFILEYRLDAEVSGFGPVSGAAAAINDPLSLTQFGVPTVDQAGTTTTVIPEPSSLALVSIGLVILAGRRRLRRRPRAGDAKLEA
- a CDS encoding IS4 family transposase encodes the protein MLTDEPRYDVWEQIRQQDLKAFARLLPESLVVQAAERADVRIVRSALAIPNLVWLGVLSALHSTKSFARILTLTAQMLDLSANGLPEAVARSRRNAARRKPKASKHSPRGKDPATVTEEAFTQARRRMPVAVWFVLIELLTARFEEQHQDLIRWKRFRLLALDGTTIRLPQHNRLAEHFGTSSNGRYRVAQARMVMLQLPLVRLPWRYELGPVDEGERTVAARLLKQVRRNDLVLMDQGFWSYGLFHQIQAARGYFAIRQYPGVRMKTLRRLGPRDRIVRWKTPSGPRWRNANLPESITLRVINYQIKGFPPSAVVTNVLGPKRISREDWIRMATEAEPGHPLDPAVRKGIGLYHRRWEIETTFQELKVYQGLERTLRSHSPESVQYEVAGHVVLYLLVRWLMVEAAQRSTGDGDPLGVSFKHALEELVTAWPLLLTSTSTEVNRRVLPKLLAAIASHEVQWRPGRTFARKTSSASKKRRRKKSARQQT
- a CDS encoding zinc ribbon domain-containing protein: MADQQKLRISCPACQAVLRARPEYVGRKARCKSCGHQFVVEPPAAGEDPVDAMLAEFISTPVEQNERPTADTCVRCLRTVSTLSASDQAKLIRNAYQSFDLQSLEAGPAIDPRLLLMKQVCRKCQIVLCRECAGPELQCPTCGGNVIDPATADESDVERGRVLGRWKVDSWDSRIITMFRLDGQLRFEQEFDDGSIEKKTLCESESPEFDYVEENNGSNQYRLDRDGTLRHLLDGTEIWVAEKLRD
- a CDS encoding PEP-CTERM sorting domain-containing protein; the encoded protein is MCFALRIAKYSALVLLIAPAKLQAGLMPTYQDFDSPGTTYVEGRPGYTSGGILAGGPTGNFMRLRAADVPDDFSPNSIAFDRTAEGDYVQVVASFDFSLTPVTGSADGFFFTLLPTSEYGITGAAPVVNWAGGGAAEPRDLEHTFALGFDIFDNNNVNPNPPEPNNNHISLHYDKNFLGVFDPGFNLDSGGWHSAEVILNRVAGGTSLTLTLTPAGGSPVTPISDFLIGGYELTESRLAMGASTGGESALHDFDNISAQFTAVPEPGSFALLATALVGLAGYDTRRKRMVRTEEESESR
- a CDS encoding anti-phage dCTP deaminase codes for the protein MAKKRSKQSFRKVVRKPAKRKTPSRDRSRQHRRKTSRVQLPRTEDDALDLVEELHALDSELVIGLVGAVGTDLNRVSDLLAQQLSLTGYNVRTIKISREVIPLFGTIEYPEQDEYARIAELMTAGNAARQMSGDNSILALGAASIIAAEREIESPIPERTAVIVNSLKRPEEVERLRKIYPGGFVMLGVHTKERRRIRNLTNLGMSWDNATDLVRRDAAEDRVPHGQRLRKTFYLSDFFVRFDGNEDPLRGELRRIVELLFGFPYHTPTFDEFAMFLAFSAALRSADLSRQVGAVVARDEQILATGANDCPKAGGGLYWPRRDDDSCLSDAEDGRDYKRGVDSNRKEQLRIIEEIERIARDYDLDADRLHEVLTSKGCPIGDLTEYGRVVHAEMDALTSCARAGISTSEATLYSTTFPCHNCAKHIIAAGVRRVVYIEPYEKSKAQTFHEDAVIFEGAEPAAGKVVFEAFSGIGPRRFFDLFSMNLSSGYDILRKDKESGHILNWNVRTAALRLQMLPATFRDLEKLAASMFERMRTQDGTNDA
- a CDS encoding type I restriction enzyme HsdR N-terminal domain-containing protein; translated protein: MLKIPKRTLDRIREGIKKYQKVMQTLQERDVSEADTVTVVKDILADVFGYDKYLELTGEQQIRGTFCDLAVKIDNKIKYLIEVKAAGVDLNETHLRQVVNYGAQEGIEWIVLTNGTCWHLYRIKFAQPIEHEEVAAFSFDEIDLRKEDDQRKTFLLSREAIVDDAMAAYHSQSQLFNRYTISQVLLLDPVVSVVRREFRRLFPDIRVDKDEIATVLTEEILKREVVESEKAKDAATKVKRTANRVARQAEKAKKKAAEKNGAGDLVASPAPQSVEAPAAEATPEVHAAD
- a CDS encoding VOC family protein, producing MKPRLREPVLLANDYERLIGWYQQVLGFEVADRFEDENHYCVLKTPTGEKLGIALASEVGVEPQDRSRNTLVLQIQVDDVKSALEEVEAGGGKVTTPPMQEEKTGYWFGAVTDPEGNPCWIVSGDYS